Proteins from one Oscillatoria sp. FACHB-1407 genomic window:
- the rpsJ gene encoding 30S ribosomal protein S10, with the protein MATIQQQKIRIRLKAFDRRLLDTSCEKIVDTANRTNATAIGPIPLPTKRRIYCVLRSPHVDKDSREHFETRTHRRIIDIYQPSSKTIDALMKLDLPAGVDIEVKL; encoded by the coding sequence ATGGCAACTATTCAACAACAAAAGATTCGGATTCGCTTGAAAGCATTTGACCGCCGTCTGCTAGACACATCTTGCGAAAAGATCGTAGATACAGCTAACCGGACGAACGCGACTGCAATTGGTCCCATTCCCCTTCCCACTAAACGGCGTATTTATTGCGTTCTGCGATCGCCCCACGTTGACAAAGATTCACGGGAGCACTTTGAGACTCGTACTCATCGCCGCATCATTGATATTTATCAGCCTTCCTCTAAAACCATTGATGCTTTGATGAAACTTGACTTGCCCGCAGGGGTTGATATTGAGGTCAAGCTATAA
- a CDS encoding DUF1997 domain-containing protein: protein MSIRFTASQSVELVVPEQPIPIQHYLRQPQRLIRALVDPSRMEQLSADSFRLKMRPLSFMMLSLQPVVDMRVRSEANGTIHLESIGCEIRGIEYINQRFKLNLVGKLNPVVINHTTHLCGRADLEVQVDLPPAFMMTPKPILEATGNGLLRSVLLTIKQRLMHQLLVDYRKWVAQTVSAEEERSPMLPTNSPII, encoded by the coding sequence ATGTCAATTCGCTTTACTGCGTCCCAATCGGTTGAATTGGTTGTACCGGAGCAACCTATTCCCATTCAACATTATCTCCGTCAACCTCAGCGGCTAATTCGAGCATTGGTTGACCCAAGCCGTATGGAGCAGTTGAGTGCTGACAGTTTTCGTCTCAAAATGCGTCCTCTTAGCTTCATGATGTTGAGCTTACAACCTGTAGTAGACATGCGTGTGCGGTCGGAGGCAAATGGCACCATTCACTTAGAATCGATTGGGTGTGAGATTCGTGGAATTGAGTATATCAATCAACGGTTTAAGTTGAACTTAGTGGGCAAACTTAATCCAGTGGTAATCAACCATACAACCCATTTGTGCGGAAGAGCCGATTTAGAAGTTCAGGTTGACTTGCCTCCAGCTTTTATGATGACTCCAAAACCCATCCTGGAAGCCACTGGAAATGGGTTACTGCGTAGTGTTTTGCTAACGATTAAGCAACGATTGATGCACCAATTGTTGGTGGATTATCGTAAGTGGGTTGCTCAAACGGTTTCTGCGGAAGAGGAGCGATCGCCCATGCTACCCACAAACAGCCCCATTATCTAA
- the pheA gene encoding prephenate dehydratase, with the protein MSLAIAYLGPSGTYSEMAALAYSQVLQSRGIESHLYPCPTIAHSLRAIASQQTQVAVVPVENSIEGSVTVTLDTLWQLDELRIQQALVLPISHALLSYAKGLDALRTVYSHPQALAQCQVWLETSLPNAQVIPTHSTTEALQYLEQDETVAAIASQRAAQLYHLPTLVHPINDHPDNCTRFWALSLESSPGGSHSSLAFSLPANLPGSLAKVLQIFAQRDINLSRIESRPTKRSLGEYLFFTDIEADVKAPLVQAALEELRQYTETLKIFGSYTILPVNA; encoded by the coding sequence ATGTCTCTAGCGATCGCTTATTTAGGACCCTCCGGAACGTACTCAGAAATGGCTGCCCTTGCTTACAGTCAGGTTCTTCAATCACGGGGAATTGAATCTCACCTTTACCCTTGTCCCACCATTGCTCATTCCTTAAGAGCGATCGCCTCTCAACAAACTCAAGTTGCTGTTGTCCCAGTTGAAAATTCCATCGAAGGGAGTGTCACTGTAACGCTTGACACTTTATGGCAATTGGATGAGTTACGAATTCAACAGGCATTAGTATTGCCGATTTCCCATGCCTTGTTATCCTATGCCAAAGGGTTAGACGCACTTCGAACGGTCTACTCACACCCCCAAGCATTGGCACAGTGTCAAGTTTGGCTTGAAACATCCCTGCCAAATGCCCAGGTGATTCCCACCCACTCGACTACGGAGGCGTTGCAATATTTAGAACAGGATGAAACGGTAGCGGCGATCGCTTCTCAACGGGCGGCGCAGCTTTATCATTTGCCGACACTAGTGCACCCAATCAATGATCATCCGGATAATTGCACTCGGTTCTGGGCACTCAGTTTAGAATCTTCTCCGGGCGGTAGTCACTCTTCACTGGCATTTAGCCTTCCAGCCAACCTTCCCGGTTCTTTGGCAAAAGTGCTTCAAATTTTTGCTCAACGAGATATCAATCTAAGTCGGATTGAGTCACGCCCAACTAAGCGATCGCTCGGTGAATATCTCTTCTTCACTGATATCGAGGCAGATGTAAAAGCTCCCCTGGTGCAAGCTGCGTTAGAGGAGCTACGGCAATATACAGAAACCTTAAAGATATTTGGCAGCTATACCATTCTGCCGGTCAATGCCTAA
- the tuf gene encoding elongation factor Tu encodes MARAKFERTKPHVNIGTIGHVDHGKTTLTAAITMTLAALGQAQARKYDEIDAAPEEKARGITINTAHVEYETENRHYAHVDCPGHADYVKNMITGAAQMDGAILVVAATDGAMPQTKEHILLAKQVGVPSIVVFLNKIDQVDDEELLELVELELRELLSDYEFPGDDIPIIRGSGLMALEAMIKNPKTAKGDNEWVDKIYELMEAVDSFIPTPERDVDKPFLMAVEDVFSITGRGTVATGRIERGKVKLGDDVELVGIRDTQKTKVTGIEMFKKSLEEGMAGDNAGLLLRGIQKTDIERGMVIAKPGSITPHTQFEGEVYILTEKEGGRKTPFFPGYKPQFYVRTTDVTGTIASFTADDGSAAEMVMPGDRIKMTVELINAIAIEQGMRFAIREGGRTIGAGVVSKILK; translated from the coding sequence ATGGCACGCGCAAAATTTGAAAGAACCAAACCCCACGTCAACATTGGTACCATTGGTCACGTTGACCATGGCAAGACGACTCTGACTGCTGCAATCACAATGACTCTGGCAGCACTGGGTCAAGCTCAGGCAAGAAAGTATGATGAGATTGATGCTGCTCCTGAAGAAAAAGCACGGGGTATCACAATCAATACGGCTCACGTCGAATATGAGACTGAGAACCGCCACTATGCTCACGTAGACTGTCCAGGACACGCTGACTATGTGAAAAACATGATCACAGGGGCAGCACAGATGGATGGTGCTATCCTCGTGGTTGCTGCAACAGATGGTGCGATGCCTCAAACCAAAGAGCATATCTTGTTGGCAAAGCAGGTAGGTGTACCTAGCATCGTCGTTTTCCTGAACAAGATCGACCAGGTTGATGACGAAGAATTGTTAGAACTGGTAGAACTCGAATTGCGCGAGCTTTTGAGTGATTATGAGTTCCCTGGTGATGATATTCCAATCATTCGCGGTTCAGGGTTGATGGCATTGGAAGCCATGATCAAGAATCCTAAGACGGCTAAGGGCGATAATGAGTGGGTTGACAAGATCTACGAGTTGATGGAAGCAGTTGACTCCTTCATCCCTACTCCTGAGCGGGATGTAGACAAGCCCTTCTTGATGGCAGTTGAAGACGTTTTCTCTATCACAGGTCGGGGTACCGTTGCTACAGGTCGGATTGAGCGTGGTAAGGTCAAACTCGGTGACGATGTAGAATTGGTTGGCATTCGTGACACCCAGAAAACTAAGGTTACTGGGATTGAGATGTTCAAGAAGAGCTTGGAAGAAGGGATGGCAGGCGATAACGCAGGTCTGCTTCTCCGGGGGATTCAGAAGACTGACATCGAACGGGGCATGGTAATCGCTAAGCCCGGTTCTATCACTCCTCATACTCAATTTGAGGGTGAAGTGTACATTCTGACTGAGAAAGAAGGCGGTCGTAAGACTCCCTTCTTCCCTGGATACAAGCCTCAGTTCTATGTTCGGACAACCGACGTAACTGGCACCATTGCGTCTTTCACCGCAGATGATGGTAGCGCAGCCGAAATGGTGATGCCGGGTGACCGCATTAAGATGACCGTTGAATTAATCAACGCGATCGCGATTGAGCAGGGAATGCGCTTCGCAATCCGTGAAGGCGGTCGCACCATCGGTGCGGGTGTTGTTTCTAAGATTCTCAAGTAA
- a CDS encoding LON peptidase substrate-binding domain-containing protein, with translation MTFSSVAVRELPLFPLPEVVLFPDRRLPLHIFEFRYRIMMNTILQSDRRFGVLMVDPVEGKVANVGCCAEIIHCQRLPDDRLKIMTLGQQRFRVLDYVREKPYYVGLVEWIEDHPTERDVKTLSIEVDQLLRDVVRLSAKLTGQEIELPDDIPESPIELSYWVASNLYGVAQEQQSLLEMQDTAARLEREAEILTSTRNHLAARTVLKDAFQGE, from the coding sequence ATGACCTTTTCATCTGTTGCTGTTCGAGAGCTTCCCCTGTTTCCATTGCCTGAGGTAGTGCTATTTCCTGACAGGCGACTTCCCCTCCATATCTTTGAATTTCGGTATCGAATCATGATGAACACCATCCTTCAAAGCGATCGCCGCTTTGGGGTATTGATGGTTGATCCAGTTGAGGGGAAAGTCGCAAATGTCGGTTGCTGCGCTGAAATTATCCATTGCCAACGCCTGCCTGATGATCGTCTAAAAATCATGACGCTAGGGCAACAGCGATTTCGAGTTTTAGACTACGTTCGTGAGAAGCCTTATTATGTTGGTTTGGTTGAGTGGATTGAGGATCATCCAACTGAACGGGACGTTAAAACCCTATCTATTGAAGTTGATCAACTGCTGAGAGACGTAGTGCGGTTGTCAGCTAAGTTGACTGGTCAAGAAATTGAGTTACCAGATGACATTCCAGAGTCTCCAATCGAGCTTTCATATTGGGTAGCTAGTAACCTGTATGGAGTTGCTCAAGAGCAGCAATCATTGTTAGAGATGCAGGATACGGCTGCTCGTTTAGAGCGGGAAGCAGAGATTTTGACCTCAACTCGCAATCATTTGGCAGCCCGCACCGTTCTTAAAGATGCATTTCAAGGAGAATAA
- a CDS encoding STAS domain-containing protein — protein MQNVLSHSQMAIIQPCGHLNAANAEDFQQELTASVSSNQCSVLLVDMSEVESLDSAGLVALVSALSLAQRLGKRFGLCGISASSRIIFELTQLDRVFEIFDDRSAFEVAIA, from the coding sequence ATGCAAAACGTTCTCTCTCACTCCCAAATGGCGATTATTCAGCCTTGCGGTCATCTCAATGCAGCTAACGCAGAGGACTTTCAGCAGGAGTTGACAGCATCCGTATCTTCCAATCAGTGCTCTGTCCTATTGGTGGATATGAGCGAAGTTGAGTCTTTAGATAGTGCAGGTTTAGTGGCTCTAGTGTCAGCACTTTCGTTAGCTCAGCGACTTGGAAAGCGGTTCGGTCTTTGTGGTATTTCTGCATCCAGTCGGATTATTTTTGAGTTGACTCAGCTTGATAGAGTATTCGAAATTTTTGACGATCGCTCAGCGTTTGAGGTGGCGATCGCTTAA
- a CDS encoding ribonuclease HII codes for MVPQQLSLLEASQLPSASIVAGVDEVGRGALFGPVVAAAVILPSGATTDLIAAGVTDSKQLTAMQRVALVSVIRAIALDCKIGVASVREIDRLNILQASLLAMRRSILRLDPAPELCLIDGNQRVPHLPMPQQTIIKGDQHSVAIAAASIIAKVWRDELMTRLAKRYPGYDLDTNKGYGTVKHRQVLHQLGVTLYHRRSFSPCRLPGNDTNQSVSDAKQLDNGAVCG; via the coding sequence GTGGTTCCTCAGCAGCTAAGTTTATTAGAGGCTAGCCAATTACCATCAGCATCTATTGTGGCGGGTGTTGATGAGGTTGGTCGAGGTGCCTTATTTGGTCCAGTTGTTGCGGCAGCTGTAATCTTGCCCAGTGGTGCAACTACAGATTTAATTGCGGCAGGTGTGACGGACAGTAAGCAACTGACTGCCATGCAACGAGTGGCGTTAGTGAGTGTAATTCGGGCGATCGCGCTGGATTGTAAAATTGGGGTGGCGTCGGTTCGTGAGATCGATCGGCTCAACATCCTACAGGCGTCTCTGCTGGCGATGCGACGATCGATTTTGCGATTAGATCCTGCTCCGGAGTTATGCTTGATTGATGGTAATCAACGGGTTCCTCACCTGCCTATGCCCCAACAGACCATCATTAAGGGTGATCAACATTCTGTGGCGATCGCCGCTGCCAGCATTATTGCTAAAGTATGGCGAGATGAACTGATGACCCGTCTTGCTAAGCGATATCCAGGTTACGACTTAGACACAAATAAGGGGTACGGCACTGTAAAACATCGACAAGTGTTACACCAACTTGGAGTAACGCTCTACCATCGTCGCTCTTTTAGTCCCTGCCGTTTGCCCGGAAACGATACTAATCAATCTGTTTCAGATGCTAAGCAGTTAGATAATGGGGCTGTTTGTGGGTAG
- a CDS encoding TIGR03960 family B12-binding radical SAM protein: MASINSLLTSDIARPARYLGNELGAVHKPWQDAVVRWVLTYPEVYEVGASNLGHIILYSILNAQPRQLCDRAYLPAPDLATRLRETQTPLFAVESRRSLPDFDILGFSLSYELGATNILEMLDLAGIPLTWQERNQPGTWNAEQGSYPIIFAGGQTATSNPEPYADFFDFIALGDGEELLPEIGLVLEEGKAAGLSREELLLDLAQVPGVYVPRFYDMNPDGSVQRNRADVPARVLRRVATPIPAYSIGLVPYVETVHDRLTIEIRRGCTRGCRFCQPGMLTRPARDVEPDHVVEAIEQGMRATGYNEFSLLSLSCSDYLALPAVGMEIKNRLQNDNISLSLPSQRVDRFDENIAHIIGGTRQGGITFAPEAGTQRLRDIVNKGLTNEELLRGVKTAYEQGWDKVKLYFMIGLPGETDVDVVGIAETIRWLQQECYIPGRKRISFNVTISNFTPKPHTPFQWHSVSTVEFERKQELLRREFRGIRGLKANFTDVRISAMEDFVGRGDRRLAAVVRRAWELGAGMDSWWESLDRAFAAWTGAIEESGLTWKYRQIENGEWNVFGSSASHTSTDAINRVSALDAPLPWDHLDTGIEKDWLKQDLQRALEAAIVPDCSFEGCSHCGVCGPDFGHNIVIPPPPIPVFAGEFVPNQQRVQRLRVWHGKQGDMALVSHLDLVRLFERAVRRAALPIAFTGGFHPNPRISPASALSLGTTSSGEIVDFELTEVMDVAEFHERLAAQLPPDMPIYQVKAIAVDTPSATQLLDRADYAIALSSVLDESELAPTEADWQTWIDAVNAVETIEWEQTSKSGKKRMVNLRDRLFMLERLNPAQTPEKLALLETTTPTVTLHYIGSCRNDGTLLRPEHLVYMLEYVSQRQFQLRHSHRNQLILETP, translated from the coding sequence GTGGCTTCTATTAATTCGTTGCTGACATCTGATATTGCCCGCCCTGCTCGTTACCTGGGTAATGAGTTAGGTGCGGTTCATAAGCCCTGGCAAGATGCTGTGGTGCGGTGGGTGCTGACGTATCCTGAGGTCTATGAGGTCGGCGCATCTAACCTGGGGCATATCATTTTATATAGCATTCTGAATGCTCAGCCTCGGCAGTTGTGCGATCGCGCCTATTTACCCGCACCGGATCTGGCAACTCGATTGCGAGAAACCCAGACGCCTTTGTTTGCGGTAGAGTCGAGGCGATCGCTACCCGACTTTGATATCTTGGGTTTCAGTCTTAGCTACGAGCTAGGGGCGACCAATATTCTTGAGATGCTGGATTTAGCAGGAATTCCCCTGACCTGGCAAGAGCGTAACCAACCAGGTACCTGGAATGCTGAGCAAGGCAGCTATCCCATCATCTTTGCGGGGGGGCAAACGGCAACTTCAAACCCCGAACCCTACGCCGATTTCTTTGACTTCATTGCCCTGGGCGATGGTGAAGAACTGTTGCCTGAGATTGGGCTGGTTTTAGAAGAGGGTAAAGCAGCAGGGCTGAGTCGTGAGGAATTGTTACTCGATCTGGCTCAGGTTCCCGGAGTTTATGTCCCTCGGTTCTACGATATGAACCCCGATGGGTCAGTGCAGCGCAATCGAGCAGATGTGCCTGCACGAGTGTTGCGTCGAGTGGCAACCCCAATTCCAGCTTATTCCATTGGTTTAGTGCCTTATGTAGAAACGGTGCACGATCGCCTGACGATTGAGATTCGTCGGGGTTGTACACGGGGCTGCCGCTTTTGCCAACCGGGAATGTTGACCCGTCCGGCACGAGATGTGGAGCCAGATCACGTCGTAGAGGCGATCGAGCAGGGGATGCGAGCCACGGGATATAACGAGTTTTCGTTGTTATCGCTGAGTTGCTCCGATTACCTGGCGTTGCCTGCGGTCGGGATGGAGATTAAGAATCGGCTCCAGAATGACAATATTTCGTTGAGTTTGCCGAGCCAACGAGTCGATCGCTTTGACGAAAATATTGCCCATATCATCGGTGGCACTCGTCAGGGCGGTATTACCTTTGCGCCAGAAGCGGGAACGCAGCGTTTGCGCGATATCGTCAACAAAGGGCTGACCAACGAGGAATTGTTGCGGGGGGTCAAAACCGCCTACGAGCAGGGGTGGGATAAAGTCAAACTTTACTTCATGATCGGCTTGCCTGGTGAGACGGATGTGGATGTAGTGGGTATTGCTGAAACCATTCGCTGGTTACAACAGGAATGTTATATCCCCGGTCGCAAACGTATCAGTTTTAACGTCACCATTTCTAACTTCACACCCAAACCTCATACGCCCTTCCAGTGGCATTCTGTCTCGACCGTTGAATTTGAACGCAAACAGGAGTTGTTGCGACGCGAGTTTCGTGGCATTCGTGGACTGAAGGCAAACTTTACGGATGTGCGGATTTCAGCCATGGAAGACTTTGTGGGACGGGGCGATCGCCGTCTAGCGGCGGTTGTGCGTCGTGCCTGGGAGTTGGGTGCAGGCATGGATTCCTGGTGGGAAAGCCTCGATCGTGCCTTTGCCGCATGGACTGGGGCAATTGAGGAATCTGGACTGACCTGGAAATATCGCCAGATTGAAAACGGCGAATGGAATGTCTTTGGCTCCTCAGCATCTCACACCAGTACAGACGCGATTAATCGTGTCTCTGCTTTGGATGCTCCACTTCCCTGGGACCACCTCGACACCGGGATTGAAAAAGATTGGCTCAAACAAGACCTGCAACGGGCATTAGAAGCAGCGATCGTCCCAGATTGTTCCTTTGAAGGCTGCTCTCACTGTGGTGTTTGTGGTCCTGATTTTGGGCACAACATTGTGATTCCACCACCTCCCATTCCGGTCTTTGCCGGAGAGTTTGTACCCAATCAACAACGGGTGCAACGGTTGCGGGTGTGGCATGGGAAACAGGGCGACATGGCACTGGTGAGTCATTTAGACCTGGTGCGGTTGTTTGAGCGGGCTGTGCGGCGTGCGGCGTTGCCAATCGCCTTTACTGGAGGGTTTCATCCCAATCCACGCATCTCTCCTGCGAGTGCTCTGTCGCTGGGCACGACGAGTTCTGGTGAGATTGTAGATTTTGAGCTGACCGAAGTGATGGATGTGGCGGAGTTTCACGAGCGATTAGCGGCTCAACTTCCTCCAGACATGCCGATTTATCAGGTAAAGGCGATCGCGGTTGATACTCCCTCAGCGACGCAACTGCTCGATCGCGCTGACTATGCGATCGCCCTTAGCTCGGTCTTAGATGAATCTGAGTTGGCTCCGACAGAGGCGGACTGGCAAACCTGGATTGATGCTGTGAATGCCGTTGAGACGATTGAGTGGGAGCAAACCAGCAAGTCTGGGAAAAAACGGATGGTAAATTTGCGCGATCGCCTATTTATGTTGGAGCGGCTCAACCCGGCTCAAACACCGGAGAAGTTGGCACTCCTGGAGACTACAACACCTACCGTCACCCTGCATTACATTGGCAGTTGTCGCAACGATGGCACACTGCTGCGCCCAGAACATCTGGTTTACATGCTGGAGTACGTGTCTCAACGGCAATTTCAGCTGCGACACAGCCATCGCAATCAACTGATCTTAGAGACACCATAG
- a CDS encoding Rne/Rng family ribonuclease translates to MSKQIIIAEQHRIAAVFSEDQIQELIVATGSHQVGDIYLGVVENVLPGIDAAFVNLGDTERNGFIHVTDLGPLRLKRAAGSITELLEPQQKVLVQVMKEPTGNKGPRLTGNVSLPGRYLVLMPSGRGVNLSRRIRNENERNRLRALAVLIKPAGMGLLVRTEAEGMAEEAIMEDLESLQKQWDNIRQEALTTRAPSLLNRDDDFIQRVLRDVYSADVNRIVVDSHTGMKRVKQHLMNWSGGRSPQGVLIDHHRDRVSILEYFRVNAAIREALKPRVDLPSGGYIIIERTEALTVIDVNSGSFTRSATARETVLWTNCEAALEIARQLRLRNIAGVIIVDFIDMDSRRDQLQVLEQFNKALRADKARPQIAQLTELGLVELTRKRQGQNIYELFGRPCTTCGGLGHLVHLPGETERLSEPIEATVTRSIPQPQPRLAQFQETWESGSGNDDFDSEPGSDLQELSLMNHPNYQERGGRNDNRRRRRSRGRIGEPVPKINGLKPELDTESDGFTPEEPFTIPAPTLAPKEGRLEKSDRNRPPRGREKQPPEPPQIINVEMTPDEQEVYALMGISPLILTTESVKDPKSVVVKVALPGEGPKLGNGSVVTVIPSDVETATEEVETVEQPIPETVAASAVEDLPSMTPDLEAEAEDGGANRRRRRRRSSVSSDD, encoded by the coding sequence ATGTCGAAGCAAATCATTATTGCAGAACAACATCGAATTGCTGCTGTTTTTTCAGAAGATCAAATTCAAGAATTAATTGTCGCAACTGGCAGTCACCAGGTTGGCGACATTTACTTAGGAGTTGTCGAAAACGTACTACCTGGGATTGATGCAGCATTTGTAAATTTGGGTGACACCGAGCGCAACGGATTTATTCACGTTACTGATTTAGGTCCACTCCGGCTCAAACGTGCCGCAGGCTCCATCACAGAATTGTTGGAACCCCAACAAAAAGTGTTGGTGCAGGTGATGAAGGAACCAACGGGAAACAAAGGACCTCGCCTAACCGGAAATGTGAGTCTTCCCGGTCGTTATCTGGTGTTGATGCCCTCAGGTCGTGGGGTAAACCTTTCCCGTCGCATTCGCAACGAAAATGAACGCAACCGCTTGCGGGCGTTGGCTGTTTTAATCAAGCCTGCGGGTATGGGGTTACTCGTCCGTACAGAGGCTGAAGGAATGGCAGAAGAAGCCATTATGGAGGATTTGGAATCGCTACAAAAACAGTGGGACAACATCCGGCAAGAAGCCTTGACGACTCGTGCCCCCAGTTTGCTCAATCGAGATGATGACTTTATTCAACGGGTGCTGCGAGATGTCTACAGTGCGGATGTGAATCGTATTGTGGTTGATTCCCACACTGGAATGAAGCGTGTCAAGCAACACTTGATGAACTGGAGTGGTGGGCGATCGCCCCAAGGCGTGTTGATTGATCATCACCGCGATCGTGTCTCGATCTTAGAGTACTTCCGAGTCAATGCGGCTATTCGTGAAGCACTCAAGCCCAGAGTAGATCTGCCCTCCGGTGGTTACATTATTATTGAACGCACTGAAGCGTTGACGGTCATCGACGTGAACTCTGGTTCTTTTACCCGCTCCGCCACAGCCCGTGAAACGGTGCTGTGGACAAACTGTGAAGCGGCTCTGGAAATTGCTCGTCAATTGCGTCTACGCAATATAGCAGGGGTAATCATTGTCGATTTCATCGATATGGATTCTCGGCGCGACCAATTGCAAGTGTTGGAACAATTTAATAAAGCCCTGCGAGCCGACAAAGCCCGTCCTCAAATCGCGCAATTAACTGAGTTGGGATTAGTCGAACTCACTCGCAAACGTCAGGGACAGAACATTTACGAATTGTTTGGACGTCCTTGCACAACTTGTGGCGGGCTAGGTCATTTAGTTCACCTGCCAGGAGAAACGGAAAGACTTTCAGAGCCTATAGAAGCAACGGTCACTCGCTCGATTCCTCAGCCCCAACCTCGCTTAGCCCAGTTTCAAGAGACTTGGGAGAGTGGCAGTGGTAATGATGATTTTGATTCTGAACCGGGTTCAGATCTGCAAGAACTGTCACTCATGAATCACCCGAACTACCAGGAACGGGGCGGTCGTAATGACAACCGTCGCCGCCGTCGGAGTCGAGGTCGAATTGGTGAACCAGTTCCTAAAATTAATGGCCTGAAACCAGAACTAGATACCGAGAGTGATGGATTTACACCAGAGGAACCCTTCACCATTCCTGCTCCAACCCTGGCACCCAAAGAAGGGCGACTTGAAAAATCAGACCGTAACCGTCCGCCACGAGGACGTGAAAAACAACCTCCTGAGCCTCCTCAAATCATCAACGTCGAAATGACGCCTGATGAGCAGGAGGTTTATGCATTGATGGGCATTTCTCCTCTGATTTTGACAACGGAGTCAGTGAAAGATCCAAAATCTGTGGTTGTTAAAGTAGCTTTGCCTGGAGAAGGTCCAAAGCTAGGTAATGGCTCAGTTGTGACGGTCATTCCATCCGATGTTGAAACGGCTACTGAGGAGGTAGAGACAGTTGAGCAACCAATACCGGAGACAGTAGCTGCATCTGCGGTTGAAGACCTGCCTTCTATGACTCCTGACCTGGAGGCAGAAGCTGAAGATGGGGGGGCTAACCGTCGCCGTCGTCGCCGCCGTTCCTCTGTCTCGTCTGACGATTAA